The Corynebacterium comes genome window below encodes:
- a CDS encoding arylsulfatase gives MKLSPKNSPARRALAGLALGTSVLLSATLVACGSTSTATSSRSSSASSAAEAQEQPNIMMVLLDDLGYSDLGAYGGEAETPNIDALTKESTQFTNFHAYPLCAPTRAALMTGQDPHQVGLGSMENLTPPGVPQTTPGYKGSLEGEFTGIAELLGDTGYDTYQVGKWHLGEGEGQTPQDTGFDENFTLYDAGASYFSDGHRLSKRTQEPFDTVIYERNGERVDQLPEDFFATRSYTDEMLEMVDKSVESDTPFFGYLAYTAPHDPLHVENKELIEKYLDVYLDDYNYNDLRDQRIQRMVELGLIDGENATRWPEQTPEWDTLNEEQRKDLAYRMAVYAASIHEADEQVGRMIDHLKETGEYDNTLIVVASDNGPAANSHELYVRPGTEGWHNEFYPLVGDVESYGLEGSFPSLALPNAQVSSGPFFHAKNTLFEGGTRVPAIIKAPSTSGGENRVVDTFGHITDLYPTFAEYAGADLASAGNLLGDSARPLLEGTSETIGEDEFGWEHFGHRSYRSGDWKLIFTPEPMGGTGGYALYNLAEDPGETKDVISEHPDIARELEEKWNRYAEDNGVVVVDFEAVNEAAPRAAALSFSIDWASEMTAPEAATNG, from the coding sequence ATGAAACTCTCGCCTAAGAACTCTCCCGCCCGAAGGGCACTGGCTGGCCTGGCTCTGGGCACCTCCGTGTTGCTCAGCGCCACTCTCGTCGCGTGCGGAAGCACCTCGACCGCCACGAGTTCCCGGTCGTCATCAGCCTCCTCTGCCGCAGAAGCGCAGGAGCAGCCCAACATCATGATGGTGCTCCTCGACGACCTCGGCTATTCCGATCTCGGCGCCTACGGCGGTGAGGCGGAGACTCCGAACATCGATGCGCTGACCAAGGAAAGTACCCAGTTCACCAACTTCCACGCCTACCCGCTGTGCGCCCCCACCCGGGCCGCTCTGATGACCGGGCAGGATCCCCACCAGGTCGGCCTGGGTTCCATGGAGAACCTCACCCCGCCCGGCGTGCCGCAGACCACCCCGGGCTACAAGGGCAGCCTGGAGGGGGAGTTCACCGGCATCGCCGAGCTGCTGGGTGACACCGGGTACGACACCTACCAGGTGGGCAAGTGGCACCTCGGGGAAGGTGAGGGTCAGACCCCGCAGGACACTGGTTTCGACGAGAACTTCACGCTCTACGATGCGGGCGCATCATATTTCTCCGACGGCCACCGCCTCTCCAAGCGGACGCAGGAACCGTTCGACACCGTCATCTACGAGCGCAACGGTGAGCGGGTCGACCAGCTGCCGGAGGATTTTTTCGCCACCCGTTCCTACACCGATGAAATGCTCGAGATGGTGGACAAGAGCGTGGAATCGGACACGCCCTTCTTCGGCTACCTGGCCTACACCGCTCCCCATGATCCGCTGCACGTGGAGAACAAGGAGCTCATCGAAAAATATCTCGACGTCTACCTCGACGACTACAACTACAACGACCTGCGCGACCAGCGCATCCAGCGCATGGTGGAGCTCGGGCTCATCGACGGGGAGAACGCCACCCGCTGGCCCGAGCAGACGCCCGAGTGGGACACGCTCAACGAGGAGCAGCGCAAGGACCTCGCCTACCGGATGGCCGTCTATGCCGCGTCGATCCATGAGGCCGATGAGCAGGTCGGCCGCATGATCGACCACCTCAAGGAGACCGGCGAATACGACAACACCCTCATCGTCGTGGCCAGCGACAACGGCCCGGCGGCCAACAGCCACGAGCTGTATGTCCGGCCCGGCACCGAGGGCTGGCACAACGAGTTCTACCCGCTGGTGGGCGACGTCGAGTCCTACGGCCTCGAGGGTTCCTTCCCCTCCCTGGCTCTGCCCAATGCCCAGGTCTCCTCCGGTCCCTTCTTCCATGCCAAGAACACCTTGTTCGAGGGCGGAACGAGGGTGCCCGCGATCATCAAGGCACCGTCAACAAGCGGCGGCGAGAACCGCGTCGTCGACACCTTCGGCCACATCACCGACCTCTACCCCACCTTCGCCGAGTACGCGGGGGCGGATCTCGCCTCCGCCGGCAATCTCCTGGGCGATTCCGCCCGGCCGCTACTGGAGGGCACCTCGGAGACCATCGGAGAGGACGAGTTCGGCTGGGAGCACTTCGGCCACCGCTCCTACCGCTCCGGCGACTGGAAACTGATCTTCACGCCTGAGCCCATGGGCGGCACCGGCGGGTACGCCCTGTACAACCTGGCCGAAGACCCGGGCGAGACCAAGGATGTCATTTCCGAACATCCGGACATCGCCAGGGAACTGGAGGAGAAGTGGAACCGGTACGCCGAGGACAACGGCGTCGTGGTCGTCGACTTCGAGGCCGTCAACGAAGCTGCACCGCGCGCTGCCGCACTGTCCTTCTCCATCGACTGGGCCAGCGAGATGACCGCCCCGGAGGCAGCCACCAATGGGTAG
- a CDS encoding MarR family winged helix-turn-helix transcriptional regulator translates to MNPADLDFWAMVRMAKETLPEKKPNADVEANQLIISLDRAARLVSNDIEEAVHRPKGHSWAIFRFLFALWMYGAIPSNQLATVTGMRRSQVSNLTGQLEKEGLVTRRKSSNDGRAVVIELSTEGADYISAAFDDHHVLEGQWSDGLTDIERNVLIALLDKLMQSPKGQAARTKIMDR, encoded by the coding sequence GTGAACCCCGCCGATCTCGACTTCTGGGCGATGGTGCGGATGGCGAAAGAAACGCTGCCGGAGAAGAAGCCGAACGCTGATGTGGAGGCGAACCAGCTCATCATTTCCCTCGATCGCGCAGCGCGCCTCGTTTCAAACGACATCGAAGAAGCCGTCCACCGCCCCAAGGGTCATTCGTGGGCGATATTCCGGTTCCTGTTCGCACTCTGGATGTACGGGGCTATCCCCTCCAATCAACTGGCGACAGTTACGGGCATGAGGCGTTCACAGGTTTCAAACCTCACCGGCCAGTTGGAGAAGGAGGGCCTGGTGACCAGACGGAAATCCAGCAATGACGGCCGGGCAGTGGTCATCGAGCTGTCCACCGAGGGGGCCGACTACATCTCGGCAGCCTTCGACGACCACCACGTCCTCGAGGGACAGTGGTCCGACGGACTAACCGACATCGAGCGCAATGTCCTGATCGCACTCCTGGACAAGCTCATGCAGTCCCCCAAGGGACAGGCGGCGCGGACCAAGATCATGGATCGATAG
- a CDS encoding 4-hydroxyphenylacetate 3-hydroxylase N-terminal domain-containing protein, protein MSKDFIPFTGQEYLDSLNDDREVWIYGERVENVTEHPAFRNSARMIARMYDALHDPARKDILTVPTEWGGYTHRFFRAAESAEEQLASRDAIAEWQKIAWGWMGRSPDYKGCFLGTLGANAEFYRGYEDNARNWYRKAQEKTYYINHAIMNPPVDRGSGPDAGKDVFIRVTKEDENGIYVTGAKVVATGSALTHYTFVGHVGQVAIQDPAYSPVFIMPTNSPGVKLLCRVSNEQRAAVLGSPFDYPLSSRLDENDAILVLDNVFVPWENVFIHNDLEQANRYNIHSGYLERASLHGCTRFAVKMDFLVGLLTKALEVTGADQFHGVKSQLGEVIAWRNTFWALSDAMAKSAVPWKDGMIQPDPQHAGAYRVMNQLAMPKIKNIIEQIVASGLIYLNSHAVDFQTPEIRGYLDTYLRGSDGIDSVERVKVMKMLWDAIGTEFGSRHELYEINYIGSNDVTRQTNLFGAMGNGTLQYCKDFAQAAMDEYDLDGWTVPDLVNNDDVSVLKSRSLANLV, encoded by the coding sequence ATGAGCAAGGACTTCATCCCTTTCACTGGCCAGGAGTACCTGGACAGCCTCAACGATGACCGTGAAGTGTGGATCTACGGCGAGCGGGTGGAGAATGTCACCGAGCATCCGGCGTTCCGAAACTCCGCCAGAATGATTGCGCGAATGTACGATGCGCTTCATGATCCGGCGCGAAAGGACATCCTGACCGTCCCCACTGAATGGGGTGGCTACACCCACCGCTTCTTCCGTGCCGCCGAGAGCGCCGAGGAGCAGCTCGCATCCCGCGACGCCATCGCCGAGTGGCAGAAGATCGCCTGGGGCTGGATGGGCCGTTCCCCCGACTACAAGGGCTGCTTCCTGGGCACACTGGGAGCAAACGCCGAGTTCTACCGCGGCTATGAGGACAACGCCCGCAACTGGTACCGCAAGGCGCAGGAGAAGACCTACTACATCAACCACGCCATCATGAACCCGCCCGTCGACCGCGGTTCGGGCCCGGATGCCGGCAAGGACGTCTTCATCCGCGTGACCAAGGAGGATGAGAACGGCATCTACGTCACCGGCGCAAAGGTCGTGGCCACGGGTTCCGCCCTGACGCACTACACTTTCGTCGGCCACGTGGGCCAGGTCGCCATCCAGGACCCGGCGTACTCCCCGGTGTTCATCATGCCCACCAACTCCCCGGGCGTGAAGCTCCTGTGCCGCGTCTCCAACGAGCAGCGCGCAGCCGTCCTGGGCAGCCCCTTCGATTACCCGCTCTCCTCCCGCCTCGACGAGAACGACGCCATCCTCGTCCTGGACAACGTGTTCGTCCCGTGGGAGAACGTCTTCATCCACAACGACCTTGAGCAGGCCAACCGCTACAACATCCACTCCGGCTACCTTGAGCGGGCCTCTCTCCACGGCTGCACCCGCTTCGCGGTGAAGATGGACTTCCTCGTCGGTCTGCTGACCAAGGCACTCGAGGTTACCGGCGCGGACCAGTTCCACGGCGTGAAGTCCCAGCTAGGCGAGGTCATCGCCTGGCGCAACACCTTCTGGGCGCTTTCTGACGCCATGGCAAAGTCCGCCGTGCCGTGGAAGGACGGGATGATCCAGCCGGATCCCCAGCACGCCGGCGCCTACCGGGTGATGAACCAGCTGGCCATGCCGAAGATCAAGAACATCATCGAGCAGATCGTCGCCTCCGGTCTGATCTACCTCAACTCCCACGCGGTGGACTTCCAGACCCCCGAGATCCGTGGCTACCTGGACACCTACCTCCGCGGTTCCGACGGCATCGACTCCGTCGAGCGCGTCAAGGTGATGAAGATGCTCTGGGACGCCATAGGCACCGAATTCGGCTCCCGCCACGAGCTCTACGAGATCAACTACATCGGTTCCAACGACGTCACCCGCCAGACCAACCTCTTCGGAGCCATGGGCAACGGAACCCTGCAGTACTGCAAGGACTTCGCCCAGGCCGCGATGGACGAGTACGACCTCGACGGCTGGACCGTTCCGGATCTGGTCAACAACGACGACGTCAGCGTCCTGAAGTCCCGTTCACTCGCGAATCTGGTCTAG
- a CDS encoding VOC family protein: MARAVECAQVSYAAPDLEEAERFLTAFGFARIPESTDEVLYMRGTNDQHHIHVTHLAEKQRFLGATIEVESRADLEELAALEGSSEITESEEPGGGQVVLMHTPDGIPIRAIHGRAKAEPLEDREPFRFNNLSDKQRVGDSVRIKQGPCTVNRLGHFVLHVSNHDETVAWFKERFNFLDSDYFVPPGEEGPIVGTFLRLDRGDELVDHHFMLVLQSDWVGVHHSAFEVLDLDAVMSAHDHLIAEGFTSDVGVGRHLLGSQIFDYWKDPFGFRIEHYTDGDVVNADHVPTRFNGTASDTTQWGNRPPLEFFQ, from the coding sequence ATGGCACGAGCAGTGGAATGCGCCCAGGTGTCGTACGCGGCACCGGACCTGGAGGAGGCGGAGCGTTTCCTCACCGCCTTCGGATTCGCCCGCATCCCGGAGAGCACCGACGAGGTCCTCTACATGCGCGGCACCAACGATCAGCATCACATTCACGTGACGCATCTGGCGGAGAAGCAGCGTTTCCTCGGCGCGACCATCGAGGTGGAGAGCCGCGCTGACCTGGAGGAACTCGCTGCGCTGGAGGGATCCTCTGAGATCACGGAATCGGAGGAGCCCGGCGGGGGACAGGTCGTGCTCATGCACACTCCCGACGGTATTCCGATCCGGGCCATTCACGGCCGCGCCAAGGCCGAGCCCCTGGAGGACCGCGAGCCCTTCCGGTTCAACAACCTCAGCGATAAGCAGCGCGTCGGCGACTCGGTCCGCATCAAGCAGGGCCCGTGCACCGTCAACCGCCTGGGGCACTTCGTCCTCCACGTGAGCAACCACGACGAGACTGTCGCCTGGTTCAAGGAACGCTTCAACTTCCTGGACTCCGACTACTTCGTCCCGCCGGGGGAGGAGGGCCCGATCGTGGGTACCTTCCTGCGGCTTGATCGTGGGGACGAGCTCGTCGACCACCACTTCATGCTCGTCCTCCAGTCCGACTGGGTGGGAGTTCACCACTCCGCCTTCGAGGTCCTGGACCTGGATGCCGTGATGTCCGCGCACGACCACCTCATCGCCGAGGGCTTCACCTCCGACGTCGGAGTCGGCCGGCATCTGCTCGGAAGCCAGATCTTCGACTACTGGAAGGATCCCTTCGGTTTCCGGATCGAGCACTACACCGACGGTGACGTGGTCAACGCCGATCATGTCCCCACCAGGTTCAATGGCACCGCCAGTGACACCACCCAATGGGGTAACCGTCCGCCGCTGGAGTTCTTCCAATGA
- a CDS encoding RraA family protein — MTISNETRAHLQQAGTPNVANRLLRRGFRNVVMHGIAPLKQDQPKLIGEAFTLRFIPAREDLDSMKNYGLESNLHRRAIEECPPEKVLVIDAFDDTRASAMGDMMARRLAHRGAAGVVTNGGFRDAGGILETGLPCYHRQSAVPATPIHLHPIAIDEPVGVGGVAVYPGDVIFGDDDGVVVIPADVAAEVAAEAADDAAYEVFAAEKINQGSTLFEVFPATEASYREFNEQRNQ; from the coding sequence ATGACAATCAGCAACGAAACCCGCGCCCATCTGCAGCAGGCCGGCACACCGAATGTGGCGAACCGACTCCTCAGGAGAGGTTTCCGCAACGTGGTCATGCACGGCATTGCACCCCTGAAGCAGGACCAGCCCAAGCTCATCGGGGAGGCCTTCACGCTCCGGTTCATCCCGGCACGGGAAGACCTTGACTCGATGAAGAACTACGGGCTGGAGAGCAACCTGCATCGCCGCGCCATCGAGGAATGCCCCCCGGAGAAGGTGCTGGTCATCGACGCTTTCGATGACACCAGGGCATCTGCGATGGGTGACATGATGGCCCGGCGCCTGGCGCATCGGGGGGCTGCCGGGGTGGTCACCAACGGTGGCTTCCGCGACGCCGGCGGCATCCTCGAGACGGGATTGCCGTGCTACCACCGTCAGTCGGCCGTCCCTGCCACCCCGATCCACCTGCACCCGATCGCCATTGACGAGCCCGTCGGGGTGGGCGGAGTGGCGGTGTATCCCGGTGACGTCATCTTCGGCGACGACGACGGTGTGGTGGTCATCCCCGCTGATGTCGCCGCAGAGGTTGCCGCCGAGGCCGCCGACGACGCAGCGTACGAAGTCTTCGCCGCCGAGAAGATAAACCAGGGGAGCACGCTCTTCGAGGTCTTCCCGGCGACCGAGGCCAGCTACCGAGAATTCAACGAGCAAAGGAATCAGTGA
- a CDS encoding cupin domain-containing protein, which translates to MDNLILSAESLEKLVHEADIRDEDWLDFPEYGFKQYFLHKNPETGASIALLRYEKGGNIPVKHTHASNQFMYCLEGDYEYTDSNLRLKPGSFYMNPKDHPHGPTLAHEPSLLIEIYDGPHYYEKPEYHTDETIGDFIADEKN; encoded by the coding sequence ATGGACAACCTCATACTCAGCGCAGAGTCCCTGGAGAAGCTGGTCCACGAAGCGGACATCCGTGACGAGGACTGGCTCGACTTCCCGGAGTACGGCTTCAAGCAGTACTTCCTGCACAAGAACCCGGAGACCGGCGCCTCCATCGCCCTGCTCAGGTACGAGAAGGGCGGGAACATCCCCGTCAAGCACACCCACGCCTCGAATCAGTTCATGTACTGCCTGGAGGGCGACTACGAGTACACCGACTCGAACCTCCGGCTGAAGCCAGGCTCCTTCTACATGAACCCGAAGGATCACCCGCACGGCCCGACGCTCGCCCACGAGCCCAGCCTCCTCATCGAGATCTACGACGGGCCGCACTACTACGAAAAGCCCGAGTACCACACCGATGAGACCATCGGTGACTTCATCGCCGACGAGAAGAACTGA
- a CDS encoding aldehyde dehydrogenase family protein, which translates to MTTAIKQRFDTAEVLQKFGLDQIHPGTYSSATGWVGGDDRPVIDAECPADGEIVAQISASEESDWEAVIANAVAVQKKWRDVPAPRRGEFIRRIGQLIEENHDDLAAIVALDTGKSIAESKSELKESIDMAGLAAGQSRMMYGYTQQSQRPDHRMYDQYHPLGVVGIISAYNFPANVWAQNGFLAAIGGNTVIWKPSPKVPLTAIALQQLVNQAAEEFDAQGVFSLYLPAENAAAERVITDLRVDLVSFTGSTQVGQLVSETVSQTLGRRYQLECSGNNACIVDETADLELAARALTFGTVGTTGQRCTSTRRVIAHVSIVDKLVELMAEAFAQIPIGDPRDPGTMVGPLIDSSAVEDFKLVIEKAAADGAQIAYGGNVIDRPGLYVEPTILTGVDPKSSTAQEETFVPIVSVLTYETLDEAIRIHNDVAQGLASGMHSTNLTNIETFLSARGSDCGIVRINMGTTGADIGAAFGGEKETGGGRTAGSDSWKGFMRRQSVCVNWGGKSPWDNQITFN; encoded by the coding sequence ATGACCACCGCAATCAAGCAGCGTTTCGACACCGCCGAGGTTCTGCAGAAGTTCGGCCTGGACCAGATCCACCCCGGCACCTACTCCTCCGCCACCGGCTGGGTCGGCGGAGACGACCGACCGGTCATTGACGCCGAGTGCCCCGCCGACGGCGAGATCGTCGCCCAGATCTCCGCCTCGGAGGAGTCCGACTGGGAGGCCGTCATCGCCAACGCCGTCGCGGTGCAGAAGAAGTGGCGGGACGTGCCCGCCCCGCGTCGCGGTGAGTTCATCCGCCGTATCGGTCAGCTCATCGAGGAGAACCACGATGATCTCGCCGCCATCGTCGCCCTGGACACCGGCAAGTCCATCGCGGAGTCGAAGAGCGAGCTCAAGGAGTCCATCGACATGGCAGGCCTGGCAGCCGGCCAGTCCCGCATGATGTACGGCTACACCCAGCAGTCGCAGCGTCCGGACCACCGCATGTACGACCAGTACCATCCGCTCGGCGTCGTCGGCATCATCTCCGCCTACAACTTCCCGGCCAACGTGTGGGCCCAGAACGGTTTCCTGGCCGCCATCGGCGGCAACACCGTCATCTGGAAGCCGAGCCCCAAGGTTCCGCTCACCGCCATCGCCCTCCAGCAGCTGGTCAACCAGGCTGCAGAGGAGTTCGACGCCCAGGGTGTGTTCTCCCTGTACCTGCCGGCCGAGAACGCGGCCGCCGAGCGGGTCATCACCGACCTCCGCGTCGATCTGGTCTCCTTCACCGGTTCCACCCAGGTCGGCCAGCTCGTCTCCGAGACGGTCTCCCAGACCCTGGGCCGCCGTTACCAGCTGGAGTGCTCCGGCAACAACGCCTGCATCGTCGATGAAACCGCTGATCTGGAGCTGGCTGCCCGCGCCCTCACCTTCGGCACCGTCGGCACCACCGGACAGCGTTGCACCTCCACCCGCCGGGTCATCGCCCACGTGAGCATCGTCGACAAGCTCGTCGAGCTCATGGCGGAGGCCTTCGCGCAGATCCCGATCGGTGACCCGCGCGATCCGGGCACGATGGTCGGCCCGCTCATCGACAGCTCCGCGGTCGAGGACTTCAAGCTGGTCATCGAGAAGGCGGCGGCCGACGGCGCGCAGATCGCCTACGGCGGCAACGTCATCGACCGCCCCGGCCTGTACGTCGAGCCGACGATCCTGACCGGCGTCGACCCGAAGTCGTCCACCGCGCAGGAGGAGACCTTCGTCCCGATCGTCTCCGTCCTCACCTACGAGACCCTCGACGAGGCGATCCGCATCCACAACGACGTCGCCCAGGGCCTGGCATCGGGAATGCACTCGACCAACCTCACCAACATCGAGACCTTCCTGTCCGCCCGCGGCTCCGACTGCGGCATCGTGCGCATCAACATGGGCACCACCGGCGCCGACATCGGCGCAGCCTTCGGCGGCGAGAAGGAGACCGGCGGCGGCCGCACCGCCGGCTCGGACTCCTGGAAGGGCTTCATGCGCCGCCAGTCCGTCTGCGTCAACTGGGGCGGCAAGAGCCCCTGGGACAACCAGATCACCTTCAACTGA
- a CDS encoding RidA family protein gives MSTATTMKKTRIISPDVREPAERMWSNCLRIDDQIFVSGLTARGSDGQTIDGDNEFDQAKVVFTKIKNLVEEAGAQMDDVVKMTIYVTNMAENHQVWKARQEFFTGNFPACTLVEVSALAKPEILLEIEAIAIAGASSK, from the coding sequence ATGAGCACCGCCACCACCATGAAGAAGACCCGCATCATCTCCCCCGACGTCCGCGAGCCCGCCGAGCGCATGTGGTCCAACTGCCTGCGTATCGACGACCAGATCTTCGTCTCCGGCCTGACCGCCCGCGGTTCGGACGGCCAGACCATCGACGGTGACAACGAATTCGACCAGGCCAAGGTGGTGTTCACCAAGATCAAGAACCTGGTCGAAGAGGCCGGCGCCCAGATGGACGACGTGGTCAAGATGACCATCTACGTCACGAACATGGCAGAGAACCACCAGGTCTGGAAGGCGCGCCAGGAGTTCTTCACCGGCAACTTCCCGGCCTGCACCCTCGTTGAAGTTTCCGCGCTGGCCAAGCCCGAGATCCTCCTGGAGATCGAGGCCATCGCCATTGCCGGGGCGTCCTCCAAGTAA
- a CDS encoding purine-cytosine permease family protein: MSLRYPDGNAVATESIDSSLAAAAEDHALVRVPQEERKSGWFLALSPVSVATALVIFAIGGFAVVLAGFKIGLVTGLVIAVIGAVLGKTLSMIAFQSGVSSTITSRFFGFGQKGSVFGSAIFAFMIIGFLAMESALLYEGTLLMFGWSDNWTTRILLYGALTLAWIALAIFGLKVALRSSLIMTVITLAVAIYMVIYIYVIQGNNPMDVFNYPGVVEGGFWAKFTAAFGVMGATAGTISLVTMDFARYARTQRDVTILAMAGPLVQNILMVVLGSLIVIGGMPQVIDYLMARDAGLTPEAAAAAAGGFVMSNTGAFFVIFAGWIGFLTIYASQAKAQAINAYSGSLSLVNMIDALTGWSPGRAVMVVVANIIGLMMIGGGILHQFAAYLAYLGCWTLAMSAIMIADYFFVRRHIKVHDFDRVENWNWAGLVTLVIASVIGMLLMFSGIFSLGFIVSGALALFLYPALRKALPEGTGTTFTSKSEAMAEAY; the protein is encoded by the coding sequence ATGTCTCTTCGCTATCCGGACGGCAACGCCGTCGCCACCGAATCCATCGACAGCTCGCTCGCGGCGGCCGCAGAGGACCACGCACTGGTGCGTGTCCCCCAGGAAGAGCGGAAGAGCGGCTGGTTCCTGGCACTGAGCCCGGTTTCCGTGGCCACCGCGCTGGTCATCTTCGCCATCGGCGGCTTCGCCGTCGTCCTCGCCGGCTTCAAGATCGGTCTGGTCACCGGACTGGTTATCGCGGTCATCGGAGCCGTGCTGGGCAAGACCTTGTCCATGATCGCCTTCCAGTCGGGGGTCTCCAGTACCATCACCTCGCGGTTCTTCGGTTTCGGCCAGAAGGGATCCGTCTTCGGGTCGGCGATCTTCGCCTTCATGATCATCGGCTTCCTTGCCATGGAGTCAGCGCTCCTCTACGAGGGCACTCTGCTCATGTTCGGCTGGTCCGACAACTGGACAACGCGGATCCTGCTCTACGGAGCTCTCACCCTCGCCTGGATCGCACTGGCGATCTTCGGTCTCAAGGTCGCACTGCGCTCGTCCCTGATCATGACGGTGATCACCCTGGCCGTCGCGATCTACATGGTCATCTACATCTACGTCATCCAGGGCAACAACCCGATGGATGTCTTCAACTACCCCGGCGTCGTCGAGGGTGGCTTCTGGGCGAAGTTCACCGCGGCCTTCGGCGTCATGGGCGCCACGGCCGGAACCATCTCCCTGGTCACCATGGACTTCGCCCGCTATGCCCGCACCCAGCGGGATGTGACGATCCTCGCGATGGCTGGGCCGCTCGTCCAGAACATCCTCATGGTGGTCCTCGGCTCGCTCATCGTCATCGGCGGCATGCCCCAGGTCATCGACTACCTCATGGCCCGCGACGCCGGTCTCACCCCGGAGGCGGCCGCCGCAGCTGCCGGCGGGTTCGTGATGAGCAACACCGGCGCCTTCTTCGTCATCTTCGCCGGCTGGATCGGCTTCCTCACCATCTACGCCTCGCAGGCGAAGGCACAGGCGATCAACGCCTACTCCGGCTCATTGTCTCTGGTGAACATGATCGACGCCCTCACCGGCTGGAGTCCGGGCCGTGCCGTCATGGTGGTCGTCGCCAACATCATCGGGCTGATGATGATCGGTGGCGGAATCCTCCACCAGTTCGCCGCCTACCTGGCCTACCTGGGCTGCTGGACCCTGGCGATGAGCGCGATCATGATCGCCGACTACTTCTTCGTCCGCCGTCACATCAAGGTCCACGACTTCGACCGGGTGGAGAACTGGAACTGGGCCGGTCTGGTCACGCTCGTCATCGCCAGCGTCATCGGCATGCTGCTGATGTTCTCCGGCATCTTCTCCCTCGGTTTCATCGTCTCCGGCGCCCTCGCGCTCTTCCTCTACCCGGCACTCCGGAAGGCTCTTCCGGAAGGCACCGGGACCACCTTCACATCCAAGTCCGAAGCAATGGCCGAGGCGTACTAG
- a CDS encoding flavin reductase family protein has protein sequence MTVPTIWSREIHEPISEATTLTSEEAIPMQHDPRQLRNTLGNFATGVTVITYESEGAYYGVTVNSFTSVSMDPPLVLVSLMRSSRALTYLMERPFAVNILGADQLPTALQFAGKPQDGHQIEWVTDETAPRLNGSLAYFQCTPWAGHDGGDHILVLGKVLSYGQRDDEDPLVFYRGQWKELAEVAADDK, from the coding sequence ATGACCGTCCCAACCATCTGGTCCCGCGAAATCCATGAGCCTATCTCCGAGGCAACCACGCTGACGTCCGAGGAAGCCATCCCGATGCAGCACGACCCCCGGCAACTGCGCAACACCCTCGGGAACTTCGCCACCGGAGTCACCGTCATCACCTACGAATCTGAAGGCGCCTACTACGGTGTCACCGTCAACTCCTTCACCTCCGTGTCGATGGACCCGCCCCTCGTCCTGGTCTCCCTCATGCGGTCCTCGCGTGCCCTGACCTACCTGATGGAGCGTCCCTTCGCCGTCAACATCCTGGGTGCGGACCAGCTGCCCACGGCCCTCCAGTTCGCCGGCAAGCCTCAGGACGGTCACCAGATCGAGTGGGTGACCGACGAGACCGCTCCGCGTCTCAACGGTTCGCTGGCCTATTTCCAGTGCACCCCCTGGGCCGGCCATGACGGCGGCGACCACATCCTGGTCCTTGGCAAGGTGCTCTCCTACGGCCAGCGTGATGACGAAGATCCCCTCGTGTTCTACCGAGGTCAGTGGAAAGAACTGGCCGAAGTAGCAGCGGACGACAAGTGA